In bacterium, the sequence CAAGATAAGTTATGATTTTTACTCCTTTTTGTTTACAAAAAATAATTAGATTCCAATCATACTCTTCATTAAATATAATCATACCTATATTGTTATCGTCAATCCATTTTGCAATTATATTGTGTGGGATAAGATACTGATTAAAAGTTGTAAGGTTCGAAACTTCCCATTCTCCCTTTGTTTTTAAAGAAGGATTCTCAGGCGTTCCTCCATTCCTTGCAAAAACAAAAGTATTGTATTCTTCGGACAGCGCATCTCTTATTGTTTTTGTGACATACGCCTGACCTCTTTCAAACCACAAACTTATAAATCCAATATTAAGTTTATTAGAACATTTTTTTCCCTTTCTTGCTTGGAGTTTTGCTTCGCCAGAAACATTAGTGCAAGTTATCCTGCTCCGCCGTGCTTGCTTACAAAGTCTATATATAGAAGAATAACGTTCTTTTACTTCAGGATGTGCTTCTGTTATTGCATCTAACCTAAGCATTGCTTCTTCTGTTTTCCCGCACTTAATTAATGCCCGGATACGAACTATTTTATCATCAAAATTCATATTCCTCAATTGCCACTCTAATCCCGAGTTTGCCACGGGATATGTATATTTATTTTATATAACAAAAAACTAAGCTTTGTCAATGCTAATTTTTCAACAAATTCTTAGCTGCTTAGAGTTTGTTATCCTTAATAGAGTGAAGAATTACAAGTTTTTATCTGTCTGCATTAGTCTAAGTGGTTTTAATCGAATTCTTTTTTAATCAAAAATAATTTTTCAAGATGCCCCGACAACCCATACCCTGGTTCAATTTTTATAGCTCTTTGTAAATATTCTATCGCGTTGTCAATTTCGTTTTCTTCTTCGTATAATTTTACTAATTTAAGATATGGAGTAAGGTAATCTGGAGTAATTTCAATCGCTTTTTTATAATAAAAAATAGCTTTTTCAATAATCCCAAGACACTCATAATTTGCACCTATCATTCCATATATTACGGACGGGGATACTTCCATATTAAATAATGACTCGGTATTCCGTTTATTTAATTTTTTCATCCCATTTTTCAATTCTTTGATACTTTCTAAATATTCTTTTTTCAAATTATACGATTGTGACGCCATAATATGTAACATAAAGTCATCCGGATATACCCTTAATGTCTTTCTAAACCATTTTAATGCCTCGTCCGGTAATTCTTTTTTATTATAAATATCAATTATATGAAGCATCCCCGGTAAAAAAATGGCTGATATTTGTGAAACAACTGCTTTCTTAAAATGCTCAATAGCTGTATCATAGTTACTCATAGATTCATATTTTTCACCAAGATAGAAATTAACAAGAGGGTCCGTTGGTGTTTCTTTATAACATTCTTTTAGCATATTAATTCTTTCTCCGTCATTTTTGTCCTTAGCTAAATATCCTGTATGGTATATGAAGATGTCTGTAATTCCTATTTTCACCCCTAACTTTTTAATGGAAGACTCTATCTGATTATGTATTTTTCCATTATAACAAATGCCGGGAATTTTTTTATAAAGTCTTATTAAAGTATTCACTGCAAATATAGGACTGTAAGGGGCAAGAAAATTTTTAGTGTTAATACTGTACGCACTGCACACCGGATTTTGAAGAACTTGTTTGATTTTTTCTTTATTCCCAGAATCTATATATTCATCCGCATCTATAATCAGTATCCATTCTTTTGTTGCATATTTTAATGACTCATTCCTCGCTGCCGAAAAATCATCGCACCACTTAAAATAATATACTTTTGCTCCATATGACTTGGCTATTTCTACCGTTCTATCGGTTGAACCGGTATCTACTACTATTATCTCATCTACTAAGTCCTTAAAACTATCCAGACATCTTGGTAAATTCTTTTCCTCATCTTTTACAATCATACATAGGGATATGCTTTGTTTTTTCATAATTATTAATTTCCCTAATGTGAATTATTTCCCATAAACTCTGCCAAAAGTTGCTTTTGAAATAACCATTGGATTTTTTTATACGATAGGTATCGGGACTTGATTTTACACTTCGGGACCCCGCTATGACAGCCGCATCAAGTCCATTTTCATCGACATCGGACATCATCAACGATGTTCCTACATCTCATTTATAACTATTCTTAATTACTTATTTACTTTTCCAATTCTTTATTAACTATTTTAAGATTTTCTTTAGCTGTTTTATTATCCGGTTCAACTTTTAAAACTTTCTCATACCCTATTTTAGCTGATTCGTATTTACCCATCTTAAAATAACAATTAGCAAGCGCTATTAATGACCCAACTTCGGGTTGTTTTAATAATCCCGCCTCATAAAGAGGAATTGCCTGTTCATATTTACCGAGTTCAAAATACACATCTGCAAGGTTTTTCTTTGCACATATATTATTATCATCCATAGCAATTGCAGAGTGGAAAAAATTCTCAGCTTTTTTCTTATCTCCTCGGATAAAATATAAAGCTCCGATATTGCTATACACCTCTGTTGAAGGCTCAATATCAAGTGCCTTTTGATAAAATTCAATTGCTTTTTTAGAATCCTTTTTTATTGAATATATATTACCAAGGCCTATATACGGTTGGACAATGTCAGGATATTCCTTACTTATCTCCTTGAATTTTTTTTCTGCCTCGTCAACTTTTCCGGTTTTTAAGAGTTTTATAGCTTGTTCAATTATTTTGTCCGGTTTTTCAAAATTTGTGTTAGGCATTTGTTTCTTTGAAGATTTACTTTTTTTTGTATCCATTCTACCTCCTTCACTTCATTCGGGATATTTACCAGCCATTACCCAAAAGCTTCTAATCCCTTACTCCATTTATTTTAAGAATTCCCTTCTTAAAACCATTGCTATGTTTCTTGCTATTTCATCTATTTCAGATGTATTATATAAATCAGTTACTGATTTATTCTGAATCGTTTTACACCTCTTTGCTACTTTTTTACCGTATTTCTTTTCTCTTTTTTTGTTTCCGTTCATAAATCCTCCATAGCTAAATATCTATATGTATTATAGTATAGCAAATTCCGTGTCAAATGTAAAACTCTATAATTCATAGGGATTTCGACAATATATGCAATATGAGATATGAACATTCCCTCCTATTACAGCTAATTTTCTGCCCATTGTTTATTAGTTATCATTTTTTAAAGTTTTATTTTCTTTAATAATCTTTACTTCTCTATTCAATCTTTCCGATTCCTGTGCAAATCTAATAGATTTATCTTTTTCCCCTATTACTCTATAGCAAGTGCTTAAAATTTTATATGCAATCACCTTTTTAAATGCCTCTGTAAGCCTTCCTTCCGATATTAACTTTTCAAGTATCTTAATCGGCTTATTAAAGTTCTTTTGCTGCATAAAAACCATAGCAAGTTGGAAATAATAATACGCCTCTTCTTCTTGAGGTAGAATAATTACTTCCGGATAAAGTGTGCCTATTCTTTCAATCCCATTTTTAAAAGAGTTTTCTGCCTCTTGATACTTTTCAAGTTTTAAATAATATTCTCCAAGAAAATAGTACGGCAATGGAGAATTTGGAATAAGCTTGCTCGCAAAAATTACATTTTCAATAGCCTTTTTGAACCCTACTTCTCCTGCACTAACAGCGCTTTCTATAAGATATTTCAATGCATCATTTTCTTTGTTTATTTTTTCCACTTTCATTTCTTTTTCTTCAATAAACTTTTTTATCCAATCTTTTCCTTCATACCAGCTAATAACCCCATCAATCCCTTTTGCATAATAATAATTTAAAATAAGGGCGTAGCAAGTCTCTAAAAGCGGATCCCTGCTGAACTTGTAACTTTCTAATTCTTTTTCTGATAACTGCTCCAGTTTGGATACAAGATTTTCGGTATATTTTACTAATTCTTCCCTGTTATAAAAATCACATAAACATCTTCTTTTCGCTTCTTCCAGACTCCACATATCGGTATGCGGACATTTATAAGACAAAATGCCAAAACTCTCCCCTACTTTTACCTGTCTTTGAATATAACTTTTCAACTCCTGTTTATGATAATGATAAACGATAGCATCGGCATTATAAACTATTCTGTATTTATTTAGGGTTAATCTTAAACCTAATTCCGAATCCTGCCATCCATATTTTAGGCTCTCATCAAACAGACCCGCTTCTTCAAAAGCGCTTCTTCTTAATGATATATTCGGGGCATAAAAATATCTAAATTCAACGTTGTCAGGAGATTCAATACTCTCATAAGCAAACTGGATATCCCTGTTTTCTATATAGTTTATAAAATGCGATTTTTCTATTTCAGAAGGCCTTTGAATATACCCTAATACCACTGTATTCTCATCCCCTTGTTGATGAGTATTTAAATGCTGCTTTATTAAATCTTTTTTTGCAATTACATCCTGACACGAAAGCAAAATGAATTTTCCCTTAGCTTCCTGTATCCCCTTATTTGTAGCAGCAGATTGACCTTTATGGGATTGTACATACTGCTTAAATTCACATGGGGCTTTTAATCCTTTAATGGCATCAATAGTCCCATCCGTAGAACCATCGTCAACTACGATAATTTCCAAATCATCGGCATTAATACCATCCTGGTTGGCAAACGAATCAATACATTTAAGTAAAATTTCTTTGTTATTATAAGAAGGAATAACTACCGATAATAGTTTTTCCTCGGGATACGTAAACTTAACTTTAATTTTATCCATTAAATCGGGTTTTATATGCCATACGGCAGTATCTTTAGCTTCTATAATCTTATATCCTTTGTTTATTATGCCCAATATAATTTCTTGCAAATTCTTACATTCCTTTGGTATAATTTCCTTTTTAATAATCATACAAGGAACATTTATGTTCTGAACTACAGTTTTTTCATTTCTGTATTTCTTATAATTTTCCCATACATCATTTTCAAATTCATATATAAAATTATACTTAAAGGGCAAACTACTAGGAATAACTATTCCAGCGTCTTTCTTCCTATTTAGGTGACTCATTAAATGTTTATCCCATCGCAATGAGACAACAACCCCACTATCCAGTATAGCAATATACTTACCCGAAGAATTTTGAATTATGTAATTTGTAATGTTTTCAAGTTCTTGCTCGTTTTCATATTTAATATAAAACTTAAAATTTCGCTCCAATTCTCTGGCAATTTTATCACTTTTTGTCGCAATTAGTATGTCTGATAATTTCTCATCCGTATTAATTACCAAATTTTCTATAGAAGTTTTCGATATTTCCGTATCCTCCGTTACAATAAAAATTATAGTAAGTTCATTTAACAAATGAGACAACAAAGAAGAATCATAAGAAACTTTAAACCTTTCCGGGTATTTTTCTTTCGGCTCGGGTAATGTATTCCCAAGGTGAATTAACCTTTTTTCTACCATTTCGACGCTATAATTATCTTTAATAAGAGCTTTCCCATTTCGAGATAGTCTTTCCCACAATTCTTTATCATTATATACTTTAATTACCTCATTAGCAAAACTCTCAGGCGTATCTGCAATTAATCCGTGTTTGCCATTTTCTATTCCAATTCCTTCCGCTCCAATTGATGTGGTAACCACCGGAATGCCATTTGCAAGCGCTTCGGTCACTTTTCCTTTCATCCCCGCCCCATAAGTCAAAGGCGCAACCGAAATGCAACAGGAGTCAAGATATACATTAGTGTCGGGTACATACCCCGTTACGATAATGTCTTCAGACTCAAAAGCTCTAACTTCCGGAGGAGGAGCATTGCCAACTATAAAAAACTTTATATCCGGTAATTTTTTCTTAATTAAAGGAAATATCTCTTTACAAAAATATAACACCGCGTCTACATTAGGAGTATGTAAAAAACCTCCTACAAACAAAATATCTCCCCTGTTTTCCCTGCCAATAAAGTCTTCCGTGATTTTATGCGTATTGGGCAAAATTCTTATATCCAAATTGGGAGATTCCTTTAAAAGCGCTTCTCTATCCGTTTCGCAAACGGTTGTGACTACATCCATTTTTTCATAAGTTGCCAACTCTTTAATTTTATTATATGTAACTTTTCTAAAAAGAGATGGAATTCCTAAAATTTCTGCTTCTCGGAGTTCTCTCATAAAATGCACATCGTGACTATCCAGCACCGTAACACTTTGTGGAGAAAATTTCCTTATAAAATCTATCCACCTGTCTGCAATATTATAAAATTCCAGAGAAACCAACTTAAATTTATTAAAGGTAAGCAATGCTTCAATTCCTTCGGGAAAAAGAGGATCATAAATTCCACTAATATGCCGCTTTAAATCACAATGAAAAACTGCTACATCCAATTCTTCCAATTTATCTACATATTTTTCATACCCGAGTAAATCTTCCACTATAAACACAACATCATAATATTTCTTTAATATATTTATTTTTTGATACAGTCTCAATCCACCAGATGAAGCGTCATACCAGGGAGGATATTCGGCAATTATTAATATTTGTTCTTTTTCTGACGGAACTTTATAAAAAGCGCTCTTATAATTACTTAAAACTTTTTCCCATTTATTAATAAACTTTTCCCTGTTAACTTCCTGGTGTTTTTTCATCCCGGATTTCACGTCCGTTCCTGCTGTTCCCCCTTCTATATGAGTAACCAGGCTTTTAGGTTGATACATTACCCTAAGTCCCGCTTCTCTACTTCTAAAACACAAATCAACATCTTCAAAATAGCAGGGACAAAACAATTCATCAAACTCACCGGTTCTATCTAAAGTACTTCGTTTAATATACATACAAGCGCCTGAAGAATAATCAATCTCTCTCTGATGATTATATTTTGGCTTATCGGGATTATCTCCCCTGCCGATATTTCGTGTTGCCCCATATCTAAAAATATTTCCTCCCCCTGCTTCATTTATAACACCGGTAGGATAAATAAACTTTGGGGCGACGATACCAATATCTTCGGAACTATAAGCGCATTCAATTAATCCTTCAAGCCATCCGTTATGAACTAATGTATCATTATTTAATAACAATATGTCATTCTTTGCATAAGTCCTCATAACCTGATTCATAGATAATACAAAACCTACATTCTCAGGGCTATTGATAACATCAACTTTATTTTCTAAACTTTCCAAATATTCTTTAGTCCCATCCGTACTCGCCTGGTCAAATACGCATATTCTATAATAAGGAGTTTTGGTATTCTTAAAAATACTTTCAATGCAATTCTTTAATAAATCAGCCCTATTCCAGGTTGGAATAGTGATTATAACCGGTCTGTTTTTATCTGGTTTCATATAATTCTGCCCTTTTTATTAAGCCACAGAATTCACAGAAGGACACAGAAAATTCCCTCGTTTATTTCTGTGAATTTCTATCTTCCGCATCTCTCAATACACCATCCTTTTTACTTCACACTTTTTCTCTCCAAAATTTAAAAGAAGTCCTACTTTTACGTTTGTAGTCTTAAGGTAATTTGATAGTTGAGATTCATTTTTGGAATTGTACTCTTTGTCTACTTTGAGTTCTACCAATACTTTTTCCTCGACATAAATGTCACAAGCAAAATCTCCAACAGGTTCTCCTTTATAATGAACACTTATAGAGAATTCACTTTTGGCTTCTATGCCTCTTAATCTAAGTTCCACAAGTAATGCATTTTTATATACCTTTTCTAAAAAGCCATATCCCAAGTTTTTGTAAACCTCAAAAGCAGCCCCAATTATCTTCTCTGTTAACTCTTTGTATAAAAATTCCTCTGATTTCTGCGTCATTCTTTAACTATAAGTTTTATTGGTTTTTTATTTGTTTAACTTTATTCATTATTATATTCTCTATTAACTTTTTGTATAAGACATTTCTGTGATTTCTGTGTCATTCTGTGGCTATAATTTTTATCTGTGACTATCCTTCTACTCCCTGCCTGACGGCAGGCAGGTGTGCAAATCTGTGTGCTAATTTTTCTGTTTTTGTTTTTCTTTTCCATTTTCTCTTTGGTCCACTCCCTATAATTTTATACACTTCTCAAGAACTTTTTCCGGCAAAATAATTGACATACAATCCTTTTCGCATTTACTTTTATAGCACCCCAAACAATCCAATTCAGGTTCAATAATCTCTCCAAGCCCATATAATTCAAACTCATTTCTGTTGAAAATATTATTCAGAAGTATTATTTTCTTTTCAAATCCTATCGCTATATGTAAAGCCATAGTGACCTGTGTAACCACAACTTCGCACACATTTACGACCCAAAGAAAATCCTTTAAACTGA encodes:
- a CDS encoding GxxExxY protein yields the protein MTQKSEEFLYKELTEKIIGAAFEVYKNLGYGFLEKVYKNALLVELRLRGIEAKSEFSISVHYKGEPVGDFACDIYVEEKVLVELKVDKEYNSKNESQLSNYLKTTNVKVGLLLNFGEKKCEVKRMVY
- a CDS encoding glycosyltransferase, with translation MKPDKNRPVIITIPTWNRADLLKNCIESIFKNTKTPYYRICVFDQASTDGTKEYLESLENKVDVINSPENVGFVLSMNQVMRTYAKNDILLLNNDTLVHNGWLEGLIECAYSSEDIGIVAPKFIYPTGVINEAGGGNIFRYGATRNIGRGDNPDKPKYNHQREIDYSSGACMYIKRSTLDRTGEFDELFCPCYFEDVDLCFRSREAGLRVMYQPKSLVTHIEGGTAGTDVKSGMKKHQEVNREKFINKWEKVLSNYKSAFYKVPSEKEQILIIAEYPPWYDASSGGLRLYQKINILKKYYDVVFIVEDLLGYEKYVDKLEELDVAVFHCDLKRHISGIYDPLFPEGIEALLTFNKFKLVSLEFYNIADRWIDFIRKFSPQSVTVLDSHDVHFMRELREAEILGIPSLFRKVTYNKIKELATYEKMDVVTTVCETDREALLKESPNLDIRILPNTHKITEDFIGRENRGDILFVGGFLHTPNVDAVLYFCKEIFPLIKKKLPDIKFFIVGNAPPPEVRAFESEDIIVTGYVPDTNVYLDSCCISVAPLTYGAGMKGKVTEALANGIPVVTTSIGAEGIGIENGKHGLIADTPESFANEVIKVYNDKELWERLSRNGKALIKDNYSVEMVEKRLIHLGNTLPEPKEKYPERFKVSYDSSLLSHLLNELTIIFIVTEDTEISKTSIENLVINTDEKLSDILIATKSDKIARELERNFKFYIKYENEQELENITNYIIQNSSGKYIAILDSGVVVSLRWDKHLMSHLNRKKDAGIVIPSSLPFKYNFIYEFENDVWENYKKYRNEKTVVQNINVPCMIIKKEIIPKECKNLQEIILGIINKGYKIIEAKDTAVWHIKPDLMDKIKVKFTYPEEKLLSVVIPSYNNKEILLKCIDSFANQDGINADDLEIIVVDDGSTDGTIDAIKGLKAPCEFKQYVQSHKGQSAATNKGIQEAKGKFILLSCQDVIAKKDLIKQHLNTHQQGDENTVVLGYIQRPSEIEKSHFINYIENRDIQFAYESIESPDNVEFRYFYAPNISLRRSAFEEAGLFDESLKYGWQDSELGLRLTLNKYRIVYNADAIVYHYHKQELKSYIQRQVKVGESFGILSYKCPHTDMWSLEEAKRRCLCDFYNREELVKYTENLVSKLEQLSEKELESYKFSRDPLLETCYALILNYYYAKGIDGVISWYEGKDWIKKFIEEKEMKVEKINKENDALKYLIESAVSAGEVGFKKAIENVIFASKLIPNSPLPYYFLGEYYLKLEKYQEAENSFKNGIERIGTLYPEVIILPQEEEAYYYFQLAMVFMQQKNFNKPIKILEKLISEGRLTEAFKKVIAYKILSTCYRVIGEKDKSIRFAQESERLNREVKIIKENKTLKNDN
- a CDS encoding tetratricopeptide repeat protein; its protein translation is MDTKKSKSSKKQMPNTNFEKPDKIIEQAIKLLKTGKVDEAEKKFKEISKEYPDIVQPYIGLGNIYSIKKDSKKAIEFYQKALDIEPSTEVYSNIGALYFIRGDKKKAENFFHSAIAMDDNNICAKKNLADVYFELGKYEQAIPLYEAGLLKQPEVGSLIALANCYFKMGKYESAKIGYEKVLKVEPDNKTAKENLKIVNKELEK
- a CDS encoding glycosyltransferase translates to MKKQSISLCMIVKDEEKNLPRCLDSFKDLVDEIIVVDTGSTDRTVEIAKSYGAKVYYFKWCDDFSAARNESLKYATKEWILIIDADEYIDSGNKEKIKQVLQNPVCSAYSINTKNFLAPYSPIFAVNTLIRLYKKIPGICYNGKIHNQIESSIKKLGVKIGITDIFIYHTGYLAKDKNDGERINMLKECYKETPTDPLVNFYLGEKYESMSNYDTAIEHFKKAVVSQISAIFLPGMLHIIDIYNKKELPDEALKWFRKTLRVYPDDFMLHIMASQSYNLKKEYLESIKELKNGMKKLNKRNTESLFNMEVSPSVIYGMIGANYECLGIIEKAIFYYKKAIEITPDYLTPYLKLVKLYEEENEIDNAIEYLQRAIKIEPGYGLSGHLEKLFLIKKEFD